Proteins co-encoded in one Bacillus infantis NRRL B-14911 genomic window:
- a CDS encoding manganese-dependent inorganic pyrophosphatase yields the protein MEKTLIFGHKNPDTDTICSALAYADLKTQLGHEVEPVRLGEINGETQHALTKFNAEAPRLISNAADEAHTVILVDHNERQQSADGIESVRVAEVIDHHRIANFETSDPLYYRCEPVGCTATILNKMYKENGKSIPQNIAGLMLSAIISDSLLFKSPTCTDEDVKAAHELAEIAGVDAEEYGLEMLKAGADLSDKSAAQLVSLDAKEFQMGSAKVEVAQVNAVDTNDVFALEEELRAVINSTIEEKGLDLFLFVATNILTNDSVALALGKETAVVEKAFNVVLADEKAVLQGVVSRKKQIVPNLTDALTK from the coding sequence ATGGAAAAAACCTTAATTTTCGGACATAAAAACCCAGATACAGATACAATCTGCTCAGCCCTGGCATATGCGGACCTAAAAACACAGCTTGGCCATGAAGTCGAGCCGGTGCGCCTTGGCGAGATCAACGGCGAAACGCAGCATGCGCTGACTAAGTTCAACGCTGAAGCTCCCCGCCTGATCAGCAATGCAGCTGATGAAGCACATACTGTCATTCTTGTGGACCATAATGAACGCCAGCAAAGCGCAGACGGAATCGAGAGCGTTCGTGTGGCTGAGGTAATCGACCACCACCGTATTGCCAATTTTGAAACAAGCGATCCTTTGTACTACCGCTGCGAGCCTGTCGGCTGTACGGCTACGATCCTGAACAAAATGTACAAGGAAAACGGCAAGAGCATCCCGCAAAATATTGCCGGCCTTATGCTGTCTGCGATCATTTCTGACTCCCTTCTGTTCAAATCACCAACTTGCACTGACGAAGATGTGAAAGCTGCACATGAGCTTGCGGAAATCGCGGGTGTGGATGCGGAAGAGTATGGCCTTGAGATGCTGAAGGCTGGTGCCGACCTGAGCGATAAGTCTGCTGCACAGCTGGTCAGCCTGGATGCGAAGGAATTCCAGATGGGTTCTGCTAAAGTGGAAGTGGCGCAGGTGAACGCCGTTGACACGAATGATGTGTTTGCGCTTGAAGAGGAATTGCGTGCGGTGATCAACAGCACAATCGAGGAAAAAGGCTTGGATCTGTTCCTGTTTGTTGCAACGAATATCCTGACGAATGATTCTGTTGCACTTGCACTAGGCAAGGAAACAGCTGTTGTCGAGAAAGCATTCAATGTGGTGCTTGCGGATGAAAAGGCTGTCCTGCAGGGTGTTGTTTCACGTAAAAAACAAATCGTTCCTAACCTGACTGATGCATTAACAAAGTAA
- a CDS encoding DEAD/DEAH box helicase encodes MKFKIQEGRLNQDQNGTPISKLTEIPAIPLNPAFNPDKKLAEMLIGKQLLTDELPFTAQEIEQHYQNGYILYRPGILLAGKKPQCARCGNTQTHLFAKFPCARCEEDCLYCRSCIMMGRVSSCTPLLSWQGPESPHPQPKTYLEWSGNLSNGQQTASNRTAQAIQQNKELLVWAVCGAGKTEVLFAGIDLALQAGKRVCLATPRTDVVLELTPRLKKVFPEITVASLYGGSEDRHLFAPLTIATTHQLFRFYQAFDTIILDEVDAFPYSIDKTLQYAVQQARKPESSMIYLTATPNQKWQRDCSFGKRDHVTIPARYHRHPLPVPEYRWCGNWEKLLKKSKLPNPLISWINQRIQTSKQILLFFPRIDIMEAALPLIQKLHQQTDSVHAEDPDRKSKVQKMRNKETQILLTTTILERGVTFPNIDVAVIGAEHHVFTESALVQISGRVGRSADYPSGTITFFHFGKTEEMIKARNQITGMNREAKRRGLILYESFSS; translated from the coding sequence TTGAAGTTCAAAATCCAAGAAGGGCGCCTCAACCAGGACCAAAATGGCACACCAATCTCCAAACTCACTGAAATTCCGGCTATTCCCCTCAATCCAGCCTTCAATCCGGACAAAAAACTGGCCGAAATGCTCATCGGCAAGCAGCTCCTCACAGACGAACTCCCTTTCACTGCACAAGAAATCGAGCAGCACTACCAAAATGGCTACATTCTCTATCGCCCAGGCATCCTCCTCGCCGGCAAAAAACCTCAATGTGCCCGCTGCGGCAACACTCAAACTCATCTTTTCGCCAAATTCCCCTGCGCCAGATGCGAAGAAGACTGCCTCTACTGCCGAAGCTGCATCATGATGGGCCGGGTCAGCTCCTGCACCCCGCTCCTCAGCTGGCAAGGACCAGAATCCCCCCACCCCCAGCCAAAAACCTACCTGGAATGGTCAGGCAATCTTTCCAACGGCCAGCAGACTGCCTCCAACCGCACAGCACAAGCTATCCAGCAAAACAAAGAACTCCTCGTCTGGGCGGTATGCGGCGCCGGAAAAACCGAAGTCCTGTTTGCAGGCATCGACCTAGCCCTCCAAGCCGGAAAAAGGGTCTGCCTCGCCACACCGCGGACCGATGTAGTCCTTGAACTCACTCCGCGCCTGAAGAAAGTATTCCCTGAAATAACGGTAGCATCCCTCTACGGCGGCAGCGAAGACCGCCATCTCTTCGCCCCGCTCACCATCGCCACCACACACCAGCTGTTCCGCTTTTACCAGGCATTCGACACCATCATCCTGGACGAAGTCGACGCTTTCCCTTATTCAATTGACAAAACCCTGCAGTACGCCGTCCAGCAGGCAAGAAAGCCGGAGTCCTCTATGATCTATCTAACCGCCACACCTAACCAAAAATGGCAGAGAGACTGCTCATTCGGCAAAAGGGACCACGTCACCATTCCAGCGCGCTACCACCGCCATCCGCTCCCTGTTCCGGAATACCGCTGGTGCGGAAATTGGGAGAAGCTTTTAAAGAAAAGCAAACTCCCCAATCCGCTCATCAGTTGGATCAACCAACGCATCCAAACCTCCAAACAGATTCTCCTGTTCTTCCCCCGCATCGACATCATGGAAGCAGCTCTTCCACTGATACAAAAACTCCACCAGCAAACTGACTCTGTCCATGCCGAAGACCCGGACCGCAAATCCAAAGTCCAAAAAATGCGTAATAAAGAAACGCAAATCCTCTTAACCACAACCATCCTGGAAAGAGGCGTAACGTTCCCGAATATTGACGTAGCCGTCATTGGCGCTGAGCACCACGTATTCACCGAAAGCGCCCTCGTCCAAATCTCCGGCCGCGTCGGCAGAAGTGCAGATTACCCGAGCGGCACCATCACCTTTTTCCACTTCGGCAAAACAGAAGAAATGATCAAAGCGAGAAACCAGATTACAGGAATGAACAGGGAAGCGAAACGAAGGGGGCTAATCTTGTATGAATCTTTTTCAAGCTAA
- a CDS encoding ComF family protein, which yields MNLFQANHCLICQKEIDAEIGWQELFTRTEEKVICRECEESFEEIKGALCHICGRQLQGLNPQFIENDNCYDCIRWEKDPKWEGILNRNISLYTYNDFLQELIARFKYRGDYILAKVFKQEIRRNIETLKPDFIIPIPLSTERLYERGFNQAEALIITAGLAPSHLLNRIHTEKQSKKSREERIHLSEIFQISTSAAIEAKNLLLIDDIYTTGSTLRHAALPLKQAGAANIMSLTLARG from the coding sequence ATGAATCTTTTTCAAGCTAATCATTGCCTGATCTGCCAAAAAGAGATTGATGCAGAGATTGGGTGGCAGGAGCTGTTTACACGAACGGAGGAGAAGGTAATATGCAGGGAGTGTGAAGAAAGCTTCGAAGAGATAAAGGGAGCGCTATGCCATATCTGCGGGAGGCAGCTGCAGGGGCTAAATCCACAGTTCATTGAAAACGACAACTGCTACGACTGCATCCGCTGGGAAAAAGACCCCAAATGGGAAGGCATCCTCAATAGAAATATCTCTCTGTACACCTACAATGACTTTCTACAGGAGCTGATTGCCCGCTTTAAATACAGAGGAGACTACATCCTGGCCAAAGTGTTCAAACAGGAGATAAGAAGAAATATAGAAACCCTCAAGCCCGATTTCATCATTCCCATACCGCTCAGCACCGAGCGCCTATACGAGCGCGGCTTCAACCAGGCCGAGGCCCTCATCATCACCGCAGGCCTAGCACCATCCCATCTTCTCAATAGAATTCATACCGAAAAGCAGTCCAAAAAATCCCGCGAAGAAAGAATCCATCTCAGTGAAATCTTTCAAATAAGCACCTCAGCCGCAATTGAGGCTAAAAATCTCCTCCTCATTGACGATATATATACTACAGGAAGCACCCTCCGGCATGCCGCCCTGCCGCTGAAACAGGCGGGAGCGGCTAACATCATGTCTCTCACACTGGCAAGAGGGTGA
- a CDS encoding TIGR03826 family flagellar region protein, translating to MAELANCPQCDKVFVKNQFRDICNDCWKEEELKYETVYQYIRKRENRTATMQQVVDATGIEEALILKFIRTGKLKLAQFPNLGYPCDKCGAYIREGKICQKCAKELRKDINTLQAEEERKKQMALKEKQGTYFSINDK from the coding sequence ATGGCTGAACTGGCGAATTGCCCGCAATGCGACAAGGTATTTGTAAAAAATCAATTCCGTGATATATGCAATGACTGCTGGAAGGAAGAGGAGCTGAAGTACGAAACGGTTTATCAATATATCCGCAAAAGAGAGAACCGGACTGCGACAATGCAGCAAGTTGTCGATGCGACAGGGATTGAAGAAGCGCTGATTCTGAAATTCATCCGCACAGGCAAGCTGAAGCTGGCGCAGTTCCCGAATCTTGGCTATCCTTGTGATAAATGCGGAGCGTACATCCGTGAAGGTAAAATCTGCCAAAAATGTGCAAAAGAGCTGCGGAAGGATATAAATACCTTACAGGCTGAAGAAGAGCGGAAAAAGCAGATGGCGCTTAAAGAGAAGCAAGGCACCTATTTTTCAATCAATGACAAGTAA